The segment cagctgatggagctgctgGTGTTGGAGTGCAGTCCTGTGACGCAGGGACGGATCACCGCCGACACCTCTCTGGTTCTGACGGACTGCTTGGACCCCCAGGCGCccccccctgcgccccccccgccctgcaggCCCCTCGGGCTGTGCGTGTCGGACTTCGCCCACTACGCCGACGGCCTCGGCGGGGGCCGCTCCCTCCTCGACAACCGGAAGCTGCTGGGCTCGGGCTTCTCTGGCGTCCTGCAGGCGCTGGAGTGCAGGCTGGACGTGCGGGTGGCGGACGCGCGGCGGTGGCGCGGGGTCAAAGGTCCGCGGGGGGCCCCCGCCGACCCGGACTCCTGCGTGTTCGTGAGCAAACAGCTGCTCCTCCGGCTGGGGCTGTTCAACCAGGAGTGGGTGACGCTGTCGAGGCCCGGCGGGggcggtggcggggggggcgtCTGCGCACAGCGGCTGGTCTCCGTGCTGGCCGTGGATCTGACGCGGGCTCCGGAGCTGCAGCGCCACGGCGAGGTCGGCTTCGTGTCCGCGACCCTGTGGTTCAACATGACGGGGGGAGACGCGGTGCCTGTGagcggctgcacgctgcggatGAAGGTGCTCCGACGCACACAAGTAGcaccgtggtggtggtggtgatgatgatgatgatggtggtggtggtgtgtgttcATCCCACAATCAGGGCAACAGCATGTGATTCCTCTTCATTGAGGGCAACATTTTCTTACAAGACCGGTAGACTTTTATTCTGATTTGGTAGACGGATGGATTTGAGATCTTGTCGTTGTTCCCCTGCTGACCCGCCGTGTCCGTTGTCCCAGAGGTGGAGGCCGCCCGGGCCCCGTCGCTCCGACAGCTGCAGCCGCTCTCCTTCGCCGGCGTTCGCCAGCGAGCTTCACGTCCGGCCGGTGGCGTCGCCGCTGTACGCCGGCCGCGGCCCCTACGACCAGCTGCTGTCCGATCACTTCGCCGAGCCCAGGTCCGGGGAGCGGAGACGAGGCGAGGGCGTCCACAGCGCGCCGCTCGTCCGTTTTGTAACGTGTCCGTGTGTCTCTCTCGGTGCAGACTGGTGTCGGAGGGAGACGTCCTGACCGTTCCAGCTGAAAAGCACCCGGACCTGCTGGAGAACAACAGCGAGGGGATACACAGGTACAGGTTCTTAAATCTTTCTAAGCTTTTACCTGTTAATGACGTTTGTTCTCCTTTGATCTTTGTCAGGTGTCCAGTGCTCTTCTTTAAAGTGCAGAAGGTGTGTCCATcgacagaaggaggaggaggaggagcttaccTGGCTGACAAACTGCACACCTCACTCTACATGGTGActattgacctctgacctttaccAGGGTGCGTATCTCTCCCAGctgactcctgtgtgtgtgtgtgtgtgtgtgtgtgtgtgtgtgtgtgtccagcaaGCGTCCACCAGCAGCCCTGTCCCCTGCCTCTCTGTGGACGGTTCGTCTCTGTGGAGCAGCTTGTCTCCGCCGGGCCTCGTCAAGACGGTGGAGGTCCTCGCCAGCATCATCATCCCACACCTGCAGCACAGGTAACTCgcctgtggtggtggggggggtggcgggaCGGGCCGTGCGGTCATGTGACGCCGGTGTTTTGTGTGTCCTCGTAGCAGCTCCTTGTCGGGCTGCACCGCCCTCCTACACGGGCCGGCAGGAAGCGGCAAAACGACGGCGGTCAGCGCGGCGAGTCGCAGgctgcacctccacctgctgAAGGTCTGCCGGCGGTGctctcacactgtgtgtgtgtgtttctgtgtgtgtgcacgttgttGCAGTGACACTTCCTGTGTGCAGGTGGACTGCGCGAGCGCCTGCGCTGACACCCACGCCGCCGCGGAGGCGCGGCTGGCCTCGGCGTTCCAGCGGGCCGAGGCGCTGCGGCCGTGCGTCCTGCTGCTCCGcaacctgcagctcctcctcaggcCCCGAGGCGACGCCAAGGAGGACGGCAGGGTGCAGGCCGCGCTCTGCCGGCTGCTCCGCGGCGCCCCCGCCAGGTCGCCTCGCCGCCTCGGGcttttttaagggggggggggagggagagaaagcccCGAGAGGAAGAACTGACGCGGCGTTTCTCCTtcagtgtggtggtggtggcgacgGCCCGCAGGCCCCGGGAGCTGTCTGCAGGCGCAGTGGCGGCGTTCATCCACCAGGTGGCGCTGGAGGGCCCCGCCGAGGAGCAGCGGCGCGCCATGCTGCTCAGCCTGAGCCGGGACCTTCACCTGGGGAGGGACGTCGACCTGGAGAAACTCTCCAAACTCACGGCGGTACGTCACAGGTCAATAAGAAAAAACGCATCTTTCCACTTTACACGTCCATGTTTGTTCAGTCAAACATTTGATCATTCGACCCAAACAGATTGATCCAATCGTCACGGTGACAAACGGGTCGAAGGGTCATTCCATTTTACGCCCATCAGCTCATTTATAATCCTGTTGACCCACATTTTGCGATAATTAAAGTGCTTTCAAACCATCTCTTCCCCCTCAGGGCTTTGTTTTGGGGGATCTGAGCGCTCTGCTGGTGGAGGCCGGTCGAGCTGCCTGCAGGAGGCTGATTCACACCTGGTGAGGCAGAAGATGAAAGGAGGATAGAATCAAAGCCTCCAATGTGcattagctgttttttttttggtcacggTGTGAATCGGTGTCctcctgctgtgtgtctgttgggCAGCGGCGGCCGGCAGGAGGAGGATCTGTGCGCCAGCGGGGTGATGATCCTGAACCAGGACCTCTGCTCCGCCCTGAAGACCCTGCAGGAGGCCCAGTCCGCCGCCATCGGAGCCCCAAAGGTGAAGACTCCGCCTCCCACAGACCTCTTCTGCCTTCTAGTGGCCGCAAAGGATCTTTTTAATAACGGAATATTTCCGTCAAACTAGT is part of the Pungitius pungitius chromosome 9, fPunPun2.1, whole genome shotgun sequence genome and harbors:
- the pex6 gene encoding peroxisomal ATPase PEX6 isoform X2, which encodes MAAQVDLCCLESFPPYLSPLDVLILQTQLDSVFQNDTDPPTVLFTPQGPPGSGRPGILLRVHPTTEEETAGSEEGDSPGTESGTRVRVFTSRFFLQHHGLPGCAGTVRALEPVPLHRVVLGARSRESLHWAGAEQFTAGLLELCRPGQWLLARQGDPLLLPGDLLMGEDPGQVEQQLMELLVLECSPVTQGRITADTSLVLTDCLDPQAPPPAPPPPCRPLGLCVSDFAHYADGLGGGRSLLDNRKLLGSGFSGVLQALECRLDVRVADARRWRGVKGPRGAPADPDSCVFVSKQLLLRLGLFNQEWVTLSRPGGGGGGGGVCAQRLVSVLAVDLTRAPELQRHGEVGFVSATLWFNMTGGDAVPVSGCTLRMKRWRPPGPRRSDSCSRSPSPAFASELHVRPVASPLYAGRGPYDQLLSDHFAEPRLVSEGDVLTVPAEKHPDLLENNSEGIHRCPVLFFKVQKVCPSTEGGGGGAYLADKLHTSLYMQASTSSPVPCLSVDGSSLWSSLSPPGLVKTVEVLASIIIPHLQHSSLSGCTALLHGPAGSGKTTAVSAASRRLHLHLLKVDCASACADTHAAAEARLASAFQRAEALRPCVLLLRNLQLLLRPRGDAKEDGRVQAALCRLLRGAPASVVVVATARRPRELSAGAVAAFIHQVALEGPAEEQRRAMLLSLSRDLHLGRDVDLEKLSKLTAGFVLGDLSALLVEAGRAACRRLIHTCGGRQEEDLCASGVMILNQDLCSALKTLQEAQSAAIGAPKIPDVRWEDVGGLQQVKKEILDTVQLPLQRPELLSLGLSRTGVLLYGPPGTGKTLLAKAVATECSMTFLSVKGPELINMYVGQSEENIREVFSRARSAAPCVVFFDELDSLAPSRGRSGDSGGVMDRVVSQLLAELDALQSAVGVFVIGATNRPDLLDQSLLRPGRFDKLVYVGINEDRASQLQVLRAVLRKFQVEPALDLQQVVDRCPDHMTGADLYALCSDAMTAAIKRKIALIEDGLDSEDTPVLVSAEDFSSALENFKPSVSHKELLRYKSLQHKLTANRN
- the pex6 gene encoding peroxisomal ATPase PEX6 isoform X1 → MAAQVDLCCLESFPPYLSPLDVLILQTQLDSVFQNDTDPPTVLFTPQGPPGSGRPGILLRVHPTTEEETAGSEEGDSPGTESGTRVRVFTSRFFLQHHGLPGCAGTVRALEPVPLHRVVLGARSRESLHWAGAEQFTAGLLELCRPGQWLLARQGDPLLLPGDLLMGEDPGQVEQQLMELLVLECSPVTQGRITADTSLVLTDCLDPQAPPPAPPPPCRPLGLCVSDFAHYADGLGGGRSLLDNRKLLGSGFSGVLQALECRLDVRVADARRWRGVKGPRGAPADPDSCVFVSKQLLLRLGLFNQEWVTLSRPGGGGGGGGVCAQRLVSVLAVDLTRAPELQRHGEVGFVSATLWFNMTGGDAVPVSGCTLRMKRWRPPGPRRSDSCSRSPSPAFASELHVRPVASPLYAGRGPYDQLLSDHFAEPRLVSEGDVLTVPAEKHPDLLENNSEGIHRCPVLFFKVQKVCPSTEGGGGGAYLADKLHTSLYMQASTSSPVPCLSVDGSSLWSSLSPPGLVKTVEVLASIIIPHLQHSSSLSGCTALLHGPAGSGKTTAVSAASRRLHLHLLKVDCASACADTHAAAEARLASAFQRAEALRPCVLLLRNLQLLLRPRGDAKEDGRVQAALCRLLRGAPASVVVVATARRPRELSAGAVAAFIHQVALEGPAEEQRRAMLLSLSRDLHLGRDVDLEKLSKLTAGFVLGDLSALLVEAGRAACRRLIHTCGGRQEEDLCASGVMILNQDLCSALKTLQEAQSAAIGAPKIPDVRWEDVGGLQQVKKEILDTVQLPLQRPELLSLGLSRTGVLLYGPPGTGKTLLAKAVATECSMTFLSVKGPELINMYVGQSEENIREVFSRARSAAPCVVFFDELDSLAPSRGRSGDSGGVMDRVVSQLLAELDALQSAVGVFVIGATNRPDLLDQSLLRPGRFDKLVYVGINEDRASQLQVLRAVLRKFQVEPALDLQQVVDRCPDHMTGADLYALCSDAMTAAIKRKIALIEDGLDSEDTPVLVSAEDFSSALENFKPSVSHKELLRYKSLQHKLTANRN